In Haloarcula salinisoli, one genomic interval encodes:
- a CDS encoding rubrerythrin-like domain-containing protein: MNGRDPLAKEQKQFRCSDCAYRTTAPSRTLKCRRCGGVMKNTAIPR; encoded by the coding sequence ATGAACGGCCGAGACCCGCTGGCCAAAGAACAGAAACAATTCAGATGTTCGGACTGCGCGTACCGGACGACAGCCCCGAGTCGGACGCTAAAGTGCAGGCGCTGTGGTGGTGTGATGAAAAATACGGCCATCCCACGGTGA
- a CDS encoding nitric oxide synthase oxygenase, protein MYDIENRYDREGLLEEAESFVRECYTELDKEAEIEDRIAEIRAEIRERGHYDHTYEELEHGAKMAWRNSNRCVGRLFWDTLEVIDERDLETPAEIHEACCRHIEHGRNGGDIVPTITVFKPIVPGEQQVRIWNYELLRYAGYETEDGIVGDPAETEFTEYCLSRGWEPERTDFDILPHVIQVGEEDPSMFEVPDSVVEEVELTHPDYEWFADLGLKWIDVPIVSNMCLEIGGIRYTAAPFNGWYLSTEIGARNLTDEDRYDMLPEVAQRLGLDTSEDRSLWKDEATLAIHRAVIHSFDEAGVRITDPHEVTDQFEQFEHNENAEGRDITGDWSWLIPPTNPATTQVFHSSYDEEVKTPNFFYQEDPDLISE, encoded by the coding sequence ATGTACGACATCGAGAACCGCTACGACAGGGAGGGGCTACTCGAAGAGGCAGAGTCGTTCGTCAGGGAGTGTTACACGGAATTAGACAAGGAAGCGGAAATCGAAGACAGGATAGCCGAAATCAGGGCCGAAATCCGGGAGCGGGGCCACTACGACCACACCTACGAAGAGCTCGAACACGGCGCCAAGATGGCCTGGCGCAACAGCAATCGGTGTGTGGGCCGGTTGTTCTGGGACACGCTGGAGGTCATAGACGAGCGGGACCTCGAGACGCCCGCCGAGATCCACGAGGCCTGCTGTCGACACATCGAGCACGGCCGCAACGGCGGGGACATCGTCCCGACGATTACGGTTTTTAAACCCATAGTCCCGGGGGAACAGCAGGTCCGAATCTGGAACTACGAGCTGCTCCGGTACGCGGGATACGAAACCGAGGACGGAATCGTCGGCGACCCCGCAGAGACCGAGTTCACGGAGTACTGTCTCTCCCGAGGGTGGGAGCCAGAGCGGACCGACTTCGATATCCTGCCTCACGTCATCCAGGTCGGCGAGGAGGACCCCTCGATGTTCGAGGTCCCAGACTCCGTCGTCGAGGAAGTCGAACTGACACACCCCGACTACGAGTGGTTCGCCGACCTCGGGCTGAAGTGGATCGACGTGCCGATAGTGTCCAATATGTGTCTGGAAATCGGGGGGATACGGTACACGGCGGCGCCGTTCAACGGCTGGTATCTCTCTACGGAGATCGGCGCACGCAACCTCACCGACGAGGACCGCTACGATATGCTCCCCGAGGTCGCACAGCGGCTGGGACTGGACACCAGCGAGGACCGGTCGCTGTGGAAGGACGAAGCGACCCTGGCGATACACCGCGCGGTCATCCACTCGTTCGACGAGGCGGGCGTCCGGATCACTGACCCCCACGAGGTGACCGACCAGTTCGAGCAGTTCGAACACAACGAAAACGCCGAAGGCCGCGACATCACCGGCGACTGGTCGTGGCTGATTCCGCCGACCAACCCAGCGACGACACAGGTGTTCCACTCCAGTTACGACGAAGAGGTCAAGACGCCGAACTTCTTCTACCAGGAGGACCCGGACCTGATATCCGAGTAG
- a CDS encoding DICT sensory domain-containing protein: MSSAVEQLRALVGETAAPEQSLVVVNRTEGDPIQRLLATTFDGQSVDIRESDVPDAEDDTVVLVRDGAVVATSSLQSVMDACLLVNSDLYRTGPGGIEKSRAPSVITELDETVFKLRGFPASVKEKLILILISRYIETLALDHGAGVLRATFQELSRLGTENGTREVYRRLSETDLSVHVYGVNDWELSPDLDIVAHTGSHRGYRDSWCVVFRPPDDRDRHAALLALETGPNEWVGTWTYDAQKVRRVDEILVDEF; this comes from the coding sequence ATGTCTTCGGCGGTAGAGCAGTTGCGGGCACTCGTCGGGGAGACAGCTGCCCCGGAGCAGTCCCTCGTCGTGGTCAATCGAACGGAGGGGGACCCGATTCAGCGGTTGCTCGCGACGACGTTCGACGGGCAGTCGGTCGACATCAGGGAGTCGGACGTCCCCGACGCGGAGGACGATACGGTTGTGCTCGTCCGGGACGGTGCGGTCGTCGCCACGTCGTCACTACAGTCAGTGATGGACGCCTGCTTGCTGGTCAACAGCGACCTCTACCGGACGGGACCGGGCGGTATCGAGAAGTCACGCGCCCCGTCGGTGATTACGGAACTCGACGAGACCGTCTTCAAGCTGCGGGGGTTCCCTGCGTCAGTGAAGGAGAAGCTCATCCTGATACTCATCTCGCGGTACATAGAGACACTCGCGCTCGACCATGGAGCGGGCGTCCTCCGCGCGACGTTCCAGGAACTCTCGCGGCTCGGGACCGAGAACGGGACCCGAGAGGTATACCGACGACTGTCCGAGACCGACCTGTCAGTCCACGTCTACGGCGTCAACGACTGGGAGCTGTCCCCTGACCTCGATATCGTCGCCCACACCGGCTCCCACCGTGGCTACCGGGACTCGTGGTGTGTCGTGTTCCGCCCGCCAGACGACCGTGACCGCCACGCGGCCCTCCTCGCGCTGGAGACCGGACCAAACGAGTGGGTCGGAACCTGGACCTACGACGCACAGAAGGTTCGGCGTGTCGACGAGATACTCGTCGACGAGTTCTGA
- a CDS encoding FKBP-type peptidyl-prolyl cis-trans isomerase, protein MSNDSEAEETEPEAEDAADEEPESGFQSGDVVKLAYTARTVDEGQLVDTTDEEVAADEGIDTDQQDWGPRTIVLGEGHIFPDVEEDIYGKEVGDEGTVTVSAEDAFGEYDEEQVRTVTKDKIDEDDRYPGAQVQIDGEQGRLETIIGGRARVDFNHPLAGEAVEYEYEVVAEVTDREEKAQGILSLMLDVELDVWFEQETVEEEQLVESDEDEESEASDDAEASEPEYETVEVEKDTLYIEATPQLTMNQQWMMGKQQIAQQLTQLLGVDRIIVQEEIGGGGMGMPGMMGGGMGGLEEQLEDADVDAEEIAEELENAGE, encoded by the coding sequence ATGAGCAACGACTCCGAGGCCGAGGAGACAGAGCCAGAAGCGGAAGACGCGGCCGACGAAGAGCCCGAGAGCGGATTCCAGTCCGGCGACGTCGTCAAACTCGCCTACACCGCCCGAACCGTCGACGAAGGCCAGCTCGTCGACACGACCGACGAGGAGGTCGCCGCGGACGAGGGTATCGACACCGACCAGCAAGATTGGGGCCCGCGCACCATCGTGCTGGGGGAAGGCCACATCTTCCCGGACGTCGAGGAGGACATCTACGGCAAGGAGGTCGGCGACGAGGGGACCGTCACCGTCTCCGCCGAAGACGCCTTCGGCGAGTACGACGAAGAACAGGTCCGCACCGTCACGAAAGACAAGATCGACGAGGACGACCGCTACCCCGGGGCCCAGGTCCAGATCGACGGCGAGCAGGGCCGTCTCGAGACCATCATCGGCGGCCGCGCGCGCGTCGACTTCAACCACCCGCTCGCCGGTGAGGCCGTCGAGTACGAATACGAGGTCGTCGCCGAGGTCACCGACCGCGAGGAGAAGGCCCAGGGCATCCTCTCGCTGATGCTCGACGTCGAGCTCGACGTCTGGTTCGAACAGGAGACCGTCGAGGAAGAGCAGCTCGTCGAGAGCGACGAAGACGAGGAGAGCGAGGCGTCGGATGACGCCGAAGCGAGCGAGCCCGAGTACGAGACCGTCGAGGTCGAGAAGGACACGCTCTACATCGAGGCGACGCCGCAGCTGACGATGAACCAGCAGTGGATGATGGGCAAACAGCAGATCGCCCAGCAGCTGACCCAGCTGCTCGGCGTCGACCGCATCATAGTCCAGGAGGAGATCGGCGGTGGCGGCATGGGTATGCCCGGCATGATGGGCGGCGGCATGGGTGGCCTCGAAGAGCAGCTAGAGGACGCCGACGTCGACGCAGAGGAGATCGCAGAAGAGCTCGAGAACGCCGGCGAATAA
- a CDS encoding threonine ammonia-lyase: protein MDGRYEPVESPDDTTVFPYHDLTPPTTADVARARKVVSRYLPETPLVRSEHLSAELDADVYLKREDTLPTGAFKVRGGVNLLATLEEEFRERGVIAASSGNHGLSIAWAGREFDVPVTIGVPEDANGGKVAAMEQLGAEVIRHGPDYDAAREHVEELAVETGKRYVHSGNEPKLLAGVGTAGLEVVEELPDVDRLYTPIGGGTSAVGYSLTVGALTDADVVGVQSAAAPAMHRAYHEDTLEPHDRMETSAEGVATRVPFALTMAILRDGLADFTLVSEAAIHDAVARLFTEERIVMEGACGTAVAAALGADDIAGETVVVPVSGRNIDYGKLDAILAEYGDPM from the coding sequence ATGGACGGTCGCTACGAGCCGGTCGAGTCACCCGACGACACGACCGTCTTCCCGTATCACGACCTGACGCCGCCGACGACGGCCGACGTGGCCCGGGCGCGGAAGGTCGTCTCGCGGTATCTCCCCGAGACGCCGCTGGTCCGCAGCGAGCACCTCTCGGCCGAACTCGACGCCGACGTCTACCTCAAGCGCGAGGACACGCTGCCCACCGGTGCGTTCAAAGTTCGTGGCGGCGTCAATCTGCTCGCCACGCTCGAGGAGGAGTTCCGAGAGCGGGGCGTCATCGCGGCCAGCTCCGGGAACCACGGCCTCTCTATCGCCTGGGCGGGCCGCGAGTTCGACGTGCCCGTCACCATCGGCGTGCCCGAAGACGCGAACGGGGGGAAGGTCGCGGCCATGGAGCAACTGGGCGCCGAGGTCATCCGGCACGGGCCGGACTACGACGCGGCCCGCGAGCACGTGGAGGAACTGGCCGTCGAGACCGGCAAACGCTACGTCCACTCGGGCAACGAGCCGAAGCTCCTCGCCGGGGTCGGCACCGCCGGGCTCGAGGTCGTCGAAGAACTCCCCGATGTCGACCGTCTTTACACCCCTATCGGCGGTGGCACGTCCGCCGTCGGCTACTCGCTCACCGTCGGCGCACTGACCGACGCCGACGTCGTGGGCGTCCAGTCCGCCGCGGCCCCGGCGATGCATCGGGCCTACCACGAGGACACGCTGGAGCCACACGACAGGATGGAGACCAGCGCCGAGGGCGTCGCCACCCGCGTCCCCTTCGCGCTCACGATGGCTATCCTCCGTGACGGGCTCGCGGATTTCACGCTCGTCTCGGAGGCGGCCATCCACGACGCCGTCGCTCGGCTGTTCACCGAGGAGCGCATCGTCATGGAGGGCGCCTGCGGGACGGCCGTCGCCGCCGCGCTCGGCGCGGACGATATCGCGGGCGAGACTGTCGTCGTCCCGGTTTCGGGCCGGAACATCGACTACGGGAAGCTCGACGCCATCCTCGCCGAGTATGGCGACCCGATGTGA
- a CDS encoding DsrE family protein — MAKHAFLLLSSPESPGKLANPLTYAAQLHDAGHEVAVYFDGDATTFFDGVEDHAPPAVEAYEGARERGLVAGVCDHCANAKGVADAVEAEGFEIDGSEHSPDTAALVEDGFELHMV, encoded by the coding sequence ATGGCGAAACACGCATTCCTGCTGCTGTCGTCGCCGGAGAGCCCCGGAAAGCTGGCGAACCCGCTCACCTACGCCGCGCAGTTACACGACGCGGGCCACGAGGTGGCGGTCTACTTCGACGGCGACGCGACCACCTTCTTCGATGGGGTCGAAGACCACGCGCCGCCAGCGGTCGAGGCCTACGAGGGAGCCAGAGAGCGCGGGCTCGTCGCCGGCGTCTGTGACCACTGTGCGAACGCGAAAGGCGTCGCCGACGCCGTCGAGGCCGAAGGGTTCGAGATAGACGGGAGCGAGCACTCGCCCGATACCGCCGCCCTCGTCGAGGACGGCTTCGAACTGCACATGGTCTGA
- a CDS encoding helix-turn-helix domain-containing protein has protein sequence MQEFVFTVTYDRGSDPIADVLIEYPDVVMTLLDCSVTEDSVWFLNRITGPAAALDRLDDIFLDSTHCNECLSTELCDTEWTYELLSCGENSRTVYSYGTEGDDCHSIPAIGGAHLGDGLIHDAERRGDQYRWRILVPDNAELGDLYETIRSGLRDGLSLRLDHLKEPTRWGDTVVSLADVPYEQRTTLRAAVEEGYYETPREITTQELADELDIPQSTVQYRLSRAEAWLATEFASEVSWGQVDDTGG, from the coding sequence ATGCAAGAGTTCGTGTTCACCGTCACGTACGACCGGGGGAGCGACCCGATAGCCGACGTGTTGATAGAGTATCCCGACGTCGTGATGACGTTGCTGGACTGTAGCGTGACCGAGGACAGCGTCTGGTTTCTCAACCGTATCACCGGTCCGGCGGCGGCGCTGGACCGGCTGGACGATATCTTCCTCGATTCGACACACTGCAACGAGTGTCTCAGCACGGAACTGTGCGATACAGAGTGGACCTACGAACTGCTATCGTGCGGCGAGAACAGCCGGACCGTCTACTCCTACGGGACCGAGGGCGATGACTGTCACTCGATACCCGCCATCGGCGGGGCCCACCTCGGCGACGGCCTCATCCACGACGCCGAGCGCCGCGGCGACCAGTACCGGTGGCGCATTCTCGTTCCGGACAACGCGGAACTGGGCGACCTGTACGAGACGATACGTAGCGGCCTCCGAGACGGGCTCAGTCTTCGCCTCGACCACCTGAAAGAGCCGACCCGGTGGGGGGACACCGTCGTCTCGCTGGCCGACGTTCCCTACGAGCAGCGGACGACGCTCAGGGCGGCCGTCGAAGAGGGCTACTACGAGACGCCGCGGGAGATAACCACACAGGAACTCGCCGACGAACTGGACATCCCACAGTCGACGGTCCAGTACCGGCTCTCCCGTGCCGAAGCGTGGCTGGCGACGGAGTTCGCCTCGGAAGTGTCCTGGGGCCAGGTTGACGACACCGGTGGGTAA
- a CDS encoding DUF1059 domain-containing protein, whose protein sequence is MAQELSCVVDGCEATITEETAEEILEVAEAHAAEEHPDLELDEATVEMLKDNIEEV, encoded by the coding sequence ATGGCACAAGAACTCAGCTGTGTCGTCGATGGCTGTGAGGCAACGATTACCGAGGAAACAGCGGAAGAGATACTCGAAGTAGCCGAGGCACACGCCGCCGAGGAACATCCCGACCTCGAACTGGATGAAGCGACCGTCGAGATGCTCAAAGACAACATCGAGGAAGTCTAA
- a CDS encoding YcaO-like family protein — protein sequence MPTTDQTLQAGQALTDEAIGVFSGIRTGSSPPDEPRVHTAAVNRAHPTSLTDGVTVPPSEGGCALDPDAALASAIGEGVERYCAAIYRNSDLRESTYGALNSAIDPSSVVNFAPAQRDAGTVPSPLYRDGDEIRWVEGERLSDGTAVYVPAQLVYLSYDMRDVPFIRAPISTGLAAGLDREAAVRRGLLEIVERDAFMIHYLTRSPLPTLRVENRDGPVGRLLDRIGRAGLTWHLLDARTDIGIPVVIAVLVDPHGTPAVTVAASARPDARAAVQAALEEAIQTRLYQQHLGATSAPEGAPEGADIDRESRLRAWSEPGSAADLDFWTETDATMTLAELDAETAALDADGVRATVGQKWDVSVVDVTTRDVAETGFEVVRVVAPAAHPLYLRETRRYWEMSRLATVPVACGYREEPPTQSDLTGQPHPFP from the coding sequence ATGCCAACGACTGACCAGACCCTGCAGGCGGGGCAGGCCCTCACTGACGAGGCGATAGGCGTTTTCAGCGGCATCCGTACCGGTTCGTCGCCGCCCGACGAACCACGGGTTCACACTGCCGCAGTGAACCGGGCACACCCGACATCGCTGACCGACGGCGTCACGGTGCCACCGAGTGAAGGCGGGTGTGCGCTGGACCCGGACGCCGCACTCGCCTCGGCCATCGGTGAGGGCGTCGAGCGATACTGTGCCGCTATCTACCGGAACAGCGACCTCCGCGAATCGACCTACGGCGCCCTCAATAGTGCCATCGACCCATCGTCCGTGGTCAATTTCGCACCGGCACAGCGCGACGCCGGGACGGTTCCGTCGCCACTCTATCGGGACGGGGACGAGATACGGTGGGTCGAGGGCGAACGCCTGTCCGATGGCACCGCGGTCTACGTGCCGGCACAGCTGGTCTACCTCTCGTATGATATGCGCGACGTGCCGTTTATCCGAGCACCGATAAGTACCGGTCTGGCCGCGGGTCTGGACCGCGAAGCCGCTGTTCGGCGCGGACTGCTGGAGATAGTCGAGCGGGACGCGTTCATGATTCACTATCTCACCAGGAGCCCGTTGCCGACGCTCCGAGTCGAGAACAGGGACGGCCCGGTCGGGCGGCTCCTCGACCGGATTGGGCGGGCGGGGCTCACGTGGCATCTACTCGATGCGCGGACGGACATCGGAATTCCGGTCGTAATAGCAGTACTGGTCGACCCACACGGGACACCAGCTGTCACCGTCGCCGCATCGGCACGACCCGACGCGCGGGCTGCGGTGCAGGCTGCCCTCGAAGAGGCGATACAGACGCGACTCTATCAGCAACATCTCGGTGCGACGAGCGCGCCAGAGGGCGCTCCCGAGGGAGCAGATATCGACCGCGAGAGCCGGCTGCGTGCCTGGAGCGAGCCGGGGTCGGCAGCGGACCTCGACTTCTGGACAGAGACGGATGCGACGATGACGCTCGCCGAACTGGACGCCGAGACGGCAGCTCTCGATGCCGACGGGGTGCGGGCGACCGTCGGGCAGAAGTGGGATGTGTCCGTCGTCGACGTGACGACGCGGGACGTGGCCGAGACCGGCTTCGAGGTCGTCAGGGTCGTCGCACCGGCCGCCCACCCCCTCTATCTCAGGGAGACGCGCAGGTACTGGGAGATGAGCCGTCTCGCCACCGTACCGGTAGCGTGTGGCTACCGCGAGGAGCCGCCGACACAGTCTGACCTGACTGGACAGCCACATCCGTTCCCATGA
- a CDS encoding SagB/ThcOx family dehydrogenase, producing the protein MSKLTDTLFPLYRLYHKNQRGLVDADAVDQSAKREEWETGGYKEYTRLESVSPPASFDPDESEFLRALRSRESFSDATGARPVTRTELFTVLSCAYRIDHETATRPVASPGRLYPLEIYPLVLDSPDLDTGLYHYNPARNTLERPADPSYIDDRFGPFDEFLAENWTHLGPDHEVSVMFFLTGIPSRSTAKYGERGYLFTLVEAGEVIHAIQLAAMHLGIGSRPYAGFRYDVADELLGLASDDSEWVLASLALAGPG; encoded by the coding sequence ATGAGCAAGCTGACCGACACTCTGTTTCCGCTGTACCGTCTGTACCACAAGAATCAGCGTGGGCTCGTCGACGCCGACGCGGTCGACCAGTCGGCCAAGCGCGAAGAGTGGGAGACTGGCGGGTACAAGGAGTACACTCGACTGGAGTCTGTGAGCCCGCCAGCGTCGTTCGACCCCGACGAGAGCGAGTTCCTTCGCGCGCTCCGGTCCAGGGAATCCTTCTCGGACGCGACGGGAGCCCGCCCGGTGACCCGGACGGAGCTGTTCACCGTGCTCAGCTGTGCCTACCGCATCGACCACGAGACAGCGACCCGCCCGGTCGCGTCTCCCGGCCGGCTGTATCCACTGGAAATCTATCCGCTGGTACTGGACTCGCCGGACCTCGACACCGGGCTCTACCACTACAACCCGGCACGGAACACACTGGAGCGGCCGGCCGACCCGTCGTACATCGACGACCGATTCGGTCCTTTCGACGAGTTTCTCGCGGAGAACTGGACGCATCTGGGCCCCGACCACGAGGTCAGCGTCATGTTCTTCCTGACGGGCATTCCATCGCGTTCGACGGCGAAATACGGCGAGCGAGGCTATCTGTTCACGCTCGTCGAGGCCGGCGAAGTGATACACGCGATACAGCTCGCGGCGATGCATCTCGGCATCGGTTCGCGCCCGTACGCGGGATTCAGGTACGATGTCGCTGACGAACTACTCGGGCTCGCGAGCGACGATAGCGAGTGGGTACTCGCGAGTCTCGCCCTGGCCGGGCCCGGCTAG
- the cyaB gene encoding class IV adenylate cyclase encodes MYEVEVKVAADLAAVAERLDDLGATQTGDVVQVDTYYDAPHRDFAETDEALRVRRETEAGDTEARITYKGPLVEAESKTREEEETRVDDGETADAIFENLGFSPAATVEKDRRFYRYDGYTVTLDDVEGVGEFVEVETETDEDGVEAAREGAYEVLRELGLDPGDQTRTSYLGLLLEDSS; translated from the coding sequence ATGTACGAAGTCGAAGTGAAAGTCGCCGCCGACCTGGCCGCCGTCGCCGAGCGCCTCGACGACCTGGGCGCCACACAGACGGGTGACGTCGTGCAGGTGGATACGTACTACGACGCGCCCCACCGGGACTTTGCCGAGACCGACGAGGCGTTGCGGGTGCGCCGCGAGACCGAAGCCGGCGACACCGAGGCCCGCATCACCTACAAGGGGCCGCTGGTCGAGGCCGAGTCGAAGACCCGCGAGGAAGAGGAGACGCGTGTCGACGACGGCGAGACGGCCGACGCTATCTTCGAGAACCTGGGCTTTTCCCCGGCCGCCACTGTCGAGAAGGACCGACGGTTCTACCGCTACGACGGCTACACGGTGACGCTGGACGACGTCGAGGGGGTCGGCGAGTTCGTCGAGGTGGAGACCGAGACCGACGAGGACGGCGTCGAAGCCGCCCGCGAAGGGGCCTACGAGGTCCTTCGCGAACTGGGACTGGACCCCGGCGACCAGACCCGGACGTCGTATCTCGGTCTGTTGCTCGAAGATTCCTCGTAG
- a CDS encoding methionine adenosyltransferase: MTERNIHVAPESGLAVEEQNVEIVERKGIGHPDSICDGVAESVSRALAQTYIDRFGKVLHYNTDETQLVAGTAAPAYGGGEVLEPIYLLVVGRATKTYDGERIPAETIALRAAREYLGENFPHLDLGTDIVVDVEFGEGSGDLQTVFGEEEVVPNANDTSYGVGHAPFSETEQIVANTERSLTGEYAADNPVVGQDVKVMGKREGDHIDVTVAVAMVDEYVGDLDEYKQAVEDVRHYVADLATEYTDRDVSVHVNTADDYEEESIYLTVTGTSAEQGDDGSVGRGNRANGLITPNRPMSMEATSGKNPVNHIGKIYNLLSTEIAQSVVAEVDGIRQIQIRLLSQIGSPIDQPHVADAMVVTDEGVAVGDIEAEVRAAMDAELADVTAVTRKVIEGELSTF; this comes from the coding sequence ATGACCGAGCGGAATATCCACGTCGCCCCCGAGAGCGGACTCGCAGTCGAGGAGCAGAACGTCGAAATCGTCGAGCGGAAGGGTATCGGCCACCCAGACTCCATCTGTGACGGGGTCGCAGAGAGCGTCTCCCGCGCGCTCGCACAGACCTACATCGACCGCTTCGGGAAAGTCCTGCACTACAATACGGACGAAACACAGCTCGTCGCCGGCACCGCCGCGCCGGCCTACGGCGGCGGCGAGGTGCTCGAACCCATCTACCTGCTCGTGGTCGGTCGCGCGACCAAGACCTACGACGGCGAGCGCATCCCCGCCGAGACCATCGCCCTGCGCGCCGCCCGCGAGTATCTGGGCGAGAACTTCCCGCATCTCGATCTGGGAACCGACATCGTCGTCGACGTGGAGTTCGGCGAGGGCTCTGGCGACCTCCAGACCGTCTTCGGCGAGGAAGAGGTCGTCCCGAACGCCAACGACACCAGCTACGGCGTCGGCCACGCGCCCTTCTCGGAGACCGAGCAGATCGTCGCCAACACCGAACGGTCGCTCACCGGTGAGTACGCCGCCGACAACCCCGTCGTCGGCCAGGACGTGAAGGTGATGGGCAAGCGCGAGGGTGACCACATCGACGTGACCGTCGCCGTCGCGATGGTCGACGAGTACGTCGGCGACTTAGACGAGTACAAACAGGCCGTCGAAGACGTCCGGCACTACGTCGCCGACCTGGCGACGGAGTACACCGACCGCGACGTGAGCGTCCACGTCAACACCGCCGACGACTACGAGGAGGAGTCCATCTATCTCACGGTGACCGGGACCAGCGCCGAACAGGGCGACGACGGCTCCGTCGGTCGGGGCAACCGCGCCAACGGGCTCATCACGCCCAACCGGCCGATGAGCATGGAAGCCACGTCGGGGAAGAACCCCGTCAACCACATCGGGAAGATATACAACCTCCTCTCGACGGAGATCGCCCAGTCGGTCGTCGCGGAGGTCGACGGCATCCGCCAGATTCAGATTCGCCTGCTCTCACAGATCGGCTCGCCCATCGACCAGCCCCACGTCGCCGACGCGATGGTCGTCACCGACGAGGGCGTCGCCGTCGGGGACATCGAGGCGGAAGTCCGAGCCGCCATGGACGCGGAACTGGCCGACGTGACCGCCGTCACGCGCAAGGTCATCGAGGGCGAACTCTCGACGTTCTGA
- a CDS encoding carboxymuconolactone decarboxylase family protein, translating to MSRHVRRLTAMATEQPQTDVEQQMTDTFGQVPPPLGTIPEDDAASEWPFFEKYTVGESEIPAKYRELMGLAVAANIKCPYCAHFHRHAAQMHGATDAELEETYALSSLTSRYSAMLHAQEYDLDQFKVEIAQISDHLQSAAGEE from the coding sequence GTGAGCCGTCACGTTCGCCGCCTGACAGCCATGGCGACAGAGCAACCTCAGACAGACGTCGAACAGCAGATGACCGACACCTTCGGGCAGGTCCCGCCGCCACTGGGGACCATTCCCGAGGACGATGCGGCGAGCGAGTGGCCGTTCTTCGAGAAGTACACCGTCGGCGAGTCAGAGATTCCGGCGAAGTATCGCGAGCTGATGGGACTGGCAGTCGCGGCCAACATCAAGTGTCCCTACTGCGCGCACTTCCACCGCCACGCCGCACAGATGCACGGCGCGACCGACGCCGAACTCGAGGAGACGTACGCGCTGTCGAGTCTCACCTCGCGCTACAGCGCGATGCTCCACGCACAGGAGTACGACCTCGACCAGTTCAAAGTCGAGATAGCACAGATTTCCGACCACCTCCAGTCCGCGGCGGGCGAGGAATAG